The following proteins are encoded in a genomic region of Thermothielavioides terrestris NRRL 8126 chromosome 5, complete sequence:
- a CDS encoding 60S ribosome subunit biogenesis protein NOP53, with protein sequence MPVLRPPSGNPDAPQQYKQPSRKGKKAWRKNIDISEVQQGLEERSEQIIKGGVLAEQDTPGLFSLDTVGDVELEKRFPKHVKKGLKADEIIAQRSAVPAVSARKRSGDKTTDGILPVKRQRTDYVTHKELSRLKKVADGHHEQTVAVVDAEYDIWAEAKEDQKPEETFSFLPKAEQKKKPKTLEQQPISLAASGKPIPAVPKPKGGHSYNPAFTDYQDRLIEESEKAVEAERKRLAALEAERLKLEAAARSAAEAEAAEARADLSEWEDDSAWEGFESAGEELSVKAKRPRRKTQAERNRIKRRKEEERKAKHEAAMKRKHTQAERVKQIALEVAEKERRMALEKIEMSDASEEEGDDVKLRRRQLGKFKLPEKDLELVLPDELQDSLRLLKPEGNLLKDRYRSMLLRGKMESRRKIPFRKQAKSKITEKWAFKDFSI encoded by the exons ATGCCCGTCTTGAGACCGCCTTCGGGCAACCCAGACGCCCCCCAGCAATACAAGCAGCCGTCCAGGAAAGGCAAGAAGGCATGGCGCAAGAACATCGACATTTCCGAGGTGCAGCAGGGCCTCGAGGAACGGAGCGAGCAAATCATTAAAGG AGGAGTTCTCGCCGAGCAGGATACCCCGGGCCTCTTTTCTCTCGATACTGTTGGTGACGTCGAACTCGAGAAGCGGTTCCCGAAACACGTGAAAAAGGGCCTCAAGGCCGACGAGATCATTGCGCAGCGCTCGGCTGTACCTGCCGTGTCGGCGCGCAAGCGGTCCGGTGACAAAACCACAGACGGCATTCTCCCCGTCAAGCGGCAGCGCACCGACTATGTCACGCACAAGGAGCTCTCGAGGTTAAAAAAGGTTGCCGACGGCCACCACGAGCAAACAGTCGCGGTTGTGGATGCCGAGTACGATATCTGGGCCGAGGCGAAGGAGGACCAGAAACCTGAGGAGACCTTCTCCTTTTTGCCGAAAGCCGAACAAAAGAAGAAGCCCAAGActctcgagcagcagcccaTCTCGCTGGCAGCCAGCGGGAAGCCGATCCCTGCGGTGCCGAAGCCGAAAGGTGGCCACAGTTACAACCCGGCCTTCACCGATTACCAGGACCGGCTGATCGAGGAGAGCGAAAAGGCTGTCGAAGCGGAGCGAAAGCGCCTCGCGGCCCTCGAGGCGGAGCGCCTCAAGCTCGAGGCAGCGGCGCGAtcggcggccgaggcagAAGCGGCGGAGGCACGGGCTGATCTGTCCGAGTGGGAGGACGATTCCGCTTGGGAAGGGTTCGAGagcgcgggcgaggagctGAGTGTCAAGGCCAAGAGACCACGGCGCAAGACGCAGGCCGAGAGGAACCGAATCAAGCGGcgcaaggaggaggagcggaaGGCGAAGCACGAGGCGGCCATGAAGCGAAAGCATACGCAGGCGGAGCGCGTCAAGCAAATCGCGCTCGAGGTGGCGGAGAAGGAGCGGAGGATGGCGCTGGAGAAGATTGAGATGAGCGATgcgagcgaggaggagggtgacGACGTGAAGCTGCGGCGCAGGCAGCTGGGCAAGTTCAAGCTCCCCGAGAAGGATCTGGAGTTGGTGCTACCGGACGAGCTTCAGGATTCGCTCAGGCTCCTCAAGCCCGAGGGCAACCTGCTCAAAGACCGGTACCGCAGCATGCTTCTCCGAGGCAAGATGGAGAGTCGGAGGAAGATTCCGTTCAGAAAACAGGCCAAGAGCAAGATCACCGAGAAGTGGGCGTTCAAGGATTTCTCGATCTGA
- a CDS encoding ribosome biogenesis protein RLP24, giving the protein MRVENCFFCGRPAWPSKGITFMRNDGKSFRFCRSKCHKNFKMKRNPRKLKWTKAYRKNAGKEMVVDSTLQFAARRNVPVRYNRELIAKTLKAMERISEIRSRRERVFYKKRMAGKRARELAAARKLVSENQHLLPRLRASEKKRLPELAAERGISVEELEREELAALRTSKKSKAFGGEVRRAHLRVDGGVEHTVESTGGYIDEEGEDDDDEDDDGMDTD; this is encoded by the exons ATGCGTGTCGAGAACTGTTTCTTTTGCGGGCGGCCCGCGTGGCCCAGCAAAGGCATTACTTTTATGAGAAACGACG GCAAATCCTTCCGGTTCTGCCGCTCCAAGTGCCACAAGAACTTCAAGATGAAGCGGAACCCGCGCAAGCTCAAGTGGACCAAGGCGTACCGGAAGAACGCGGGCAAGGAGATGGTGGTGGACAGCACACTGCAGttcgcggcgcggcgcaaCGTGCCCGTGCGCTACAACCGGGAGCTCATCGCCAAGACGCTCAAGGCGATGGAGCGCATCAGCGAGatccgcagccgccgcgagcGCGTCTTCTACAAGAAGCGCATGGCCGGCAAGCGCGCccgcgagctcgccgccgcccgcaagCTCGTGTCCGAGAACCAGCACCTGCTGCCCCGCCTGCGCGCCAGCGAGAAGAAGCGGCTgcccgagctggccgccgagcgcggcatctccgtcgaggagctcgagcgcgaggagctggccgccctgcgcACGAGCAAGAAGAGCAAGGCGTTTGGAGGCGAGGTCCGCAGGGCCCACCTGCGGGTGgatggcggcgtcgagcacACCGTGGAGTCTACAGGCGGATACATCGACGAAGAGggggaggacgacgacgacgaggacgacgacggcatGGATACGGATTGA